The Mycobacteriales bacterium genome window below encodes:
- the rfbA gene encoding glucose-1-phosphate thymidylyltransferase RfbA — protein MKGIVLAGGSGTRLYPITKGVSKQLMPVYDKPMVYYPLSTLMLAGIREILIITTPEDQASFQRLLGDGSALGCDFQYAVQPAPNGLAEAFRIGADFIGDDKVALVLGDNIFYGQDFGDQLAKYTDVEGAAVFAYHVADPERYGVVEFDDQRRALSIEEKPETPRSSYAVVGLYFYDNDVVRIAAEIEPSARGELEITTVNQRYLEAGTLQVETMGRGTAWLDTGTFASMMQASQFMQVIEERQGLKIGCIEEIAWEQGFIDDAGLRALAEPLAKSGYGVYLLDRLADGASKG, from the coding sequence GTGAAGGGCATCGTGCTGGCGGGTGGGTCGGGGACCCGGCTCTACCCGATCACCAAGGGCGTCAGCAAGCAGCTGATGCCGGTCTACGACAAGCCGATGGTCTACTACCCGCTCTCCACGCTGATGCTGGCGGGCATCCGCGAGATCCTCATCATCACGACCCCCGAGGACCAGGCCAGCTTCCAGCGGCTCCTCGGCGATGGCTCAGCGCTGGGTTGCGACTTCCAGTACGCCGTGCAGCCCGCCCCCAACGGCCTCGCCGAGGCGTTCCGCATCGGTGCGGACTTCATCGGTGACGACAAGGTCGCGCTGGTGCTCGGCGACAACATCTTCTACGGCCAGGACTTCGGCGACCAGCTCGCGAAGTACACCGACGTCGAGGGCGCGGCCGTCTTCGCCTACCACGTCGCGGACCCCGAGCGGTACGGCGTCGTGGAGTTCGACGACCAGCGCCGGGCGCTCTCGATCGAGGAGAAGCCCGAGACGCCGCGGTCGTCGTACGCCGTGGTGGGGTTGTACTTCTACGACAACGACGTGGTGCGCATCGCGGCCGAGATCGAGCCGAGCGCCCGGGGCGAGCTCGAGATCACCACGGTCAACCAGCGCTACCTCGAGGCCGGGACGCTGCAGGTCGAGACGATGGGGCGCGGGACCGCGTGGCTCGACACGGGGACCTTCGCGTCGATGATGCAGGCGTCGCAGTTCATGCAGGTCATCGAGGAGCGGCAGGGCCTCAAGATCGGCTGCATCGAGGAGATCGCCTGGGAGCAGGGCTTCATCGACGACGCCGGGCTGCGGGCGCTCGCCGAGCCGCTCGCGAAGTCCGGCTACGGCGTCTACCTGCTCGACCGCCTCGCCGACGGGGCAAGCAAGGGCTGA
- a CDS encoding helix-turn-helix transcriptional regulator encodes MVRAERTARGWTQQDLADACGLTRQSINNVERRRSDLATSSLLTVLAALSLQLTVTPVYRNGGERQDKELTDGGLDELLALHTKQPPS; translated from the coding sequence GTGGTGCGCGCGGAGCGCACCGCGCGAGGGTGGACGCAACAGGACCTCGCTGACGCATGTGGCCTGACGCGGCAGTCGATCAACAACGTCGAGCGCCGCAGGTCCGATCTCGCGACATCCTCTCTGCTCACGGTGTTGGCCGCCCTGTCCCTGCAGCTGACGGTGACGCCCGTGTACCGCAACGGTGGCGAGAGGCAGGACAAGGAGCTCACCGACGGCGGCCTCGACGAGCTGCTGGCTCTGCACACGAAGCAGCCTCCGTCGTGA